A window from Musa acuminata AAA Group cultivar baxijiao chromosome BXJ3-10, Cavendish_Baxijiao_AAA, whole genome shotgun sequence encodes these proteins:
- the LOC135650458 gene encoding probable serine/threonine-protein kinase PBL3 codes for MGNFCGGSAKCANASSPSVSSLRSPFSSFKSEAAATVSLKPFSLNDLKTATKNFSSNSYLGEGGFGCVFKGWIDEHTYAPTRLGIGMVVAIKKLKRESFQGHKEWLAEVTYLSQLRHDNLVKLIGYCSESDNKLLVYEYMQKGSLENHLFKRGVQPIPWSTRVSIAINIAQGLLFLHSLKTQVIFRDLKASNVLLDSDFNAKLSDFGLARNGPTGDKSHVSTRVVGTHGYAAPEYIATGHLSVKSDIYSLGVVLLELLSGRRAVDEDRGSTEEALVDWAKPFLNDKRKLLRIMDTRLEGRYSKKEAQTIAALALQCLHVDPKNRPNMMDILPVLEHLRAPKDMTAPRIHSKA; via the exons GTTTGCGAAGTCCTTTTTCATCATTCAAAAGTGAGGCAGCAGCTACTGTGAGTCTGAAGCCCTTCAGCTTGAATGATCTCAAGACTGCCACCAAAAATTTCAGCTCCAATTCATATCTAGGCGAGGGAGGCTTTGGTTGCGTCTTCAAAGGGTGGATCGATGAGCATACCTATGCCCCTACTAGACTAGGAATTGGCATGGTCGTTGCCATCAAGAAACTCAAACGAGAAAGCTTTCAAGGACACAAGGAATGGCTT GCAGAAGTGACCTATTTGAGCCAGCTTCGCCATGACAATCTAGTTAAGTTAATAGGCTACTGTTCAGAGTCTGATAACAAGCTTCTTGTCTATGAGTACATGCAGAAAGGCAGCTTGGAGAACCATTTATTCAAAA GAGGGGTACAGCCTATTCCTTGGTCAACAAGAGTGAGCATTGCCATCAACATTGCTCAAGGATTGTTGTTCTTACATAGCTTAAAAACCCAAGTCATATTCCGTGATCTAAAGGCTTCAAATGTTCTCCTTGACTCG GATTTTAATGCGAAACTGTCAGATTTTGGCTTAGCTAGGAATGGCCCTACCGGAGATAAGAGTCATGTTTCAACTAGGGTAGTTGGAACTCACGGCTATGCTGCTCCAGAGTACATTGCTACTG GTCACTTGAGTGTGAAGAGTGACATATACAGCCTGGGAGTCGTGTTGTTAGAACTGTTATCAGGAAGGCGAGCAGTGGATGAAGATAGGGGATCCACAGAAGAGGCTCTGGTAGACTGGGCAAAGCCATTTCTAAACGACAAAAGGAAGCTGTTGAGGATCATGGACACAAGACTGGAGGGTCGATACTCGAAAAAGGAAGCCCAGACAATTGCTGCTCTTGCCTTGCAGTGCCTCCATGTAGATCCCAAGAACAGGCCTAACATGATGGACATCCTGCCAGTCTTAGAACACCTCCGAGCACCTAAAGACATGACTGCACCTCGCATACATTCAAAGGCTTAG